A genomic window from Serratia liquefaciens includes:
- the creB gene encoding two-component system response regulator CreB: protein MKPTLWLVEDEPSIADTLIYTLESEGFQVRWFERGEPALQALAQGAPALAILDVGLPDINGFELCRRLLSQAADLPVLFLTARSDELDRLIGLEIGADDYVAKPFSPREVSARVRTILRRLQKQQRLQQPTLYSFGPFGLDEPAATIYYHQQPLPLTRYEFLLLKTLLLAPGRVFSRQQLMDSVWAQAEESLDRTVDTHIKTLRAKLRTIDPGEPPIHTHRGLGYSVSRQP from the coding sequence ATGAAGCCGACGCTGTGGCTGGTGGAGGATGAACCCAGCATTGCCGATACGCTGATTTATACCCTGGAGAGTGAAGGTTTTCAGGTGCGCTGGTTCGAACGTGGCGAACCGGCCTTGCAAGCTTTGGCGCAAGGGGCGCCCGCGTTGGCTATCCTCGATGTCGGTTTGCCGGATATCAACGGTTTTGAACTGTGCCGCCGTCTGCTGTCGCAGGCGGCGGATTTACCCGTTCTTTTTCTTACGGCTCGCAGCGACGAGCTCGATCGCCTGATCGGGCTGGAAATCGGTGCCGACGACTACGTCGCCAAGCCTTTTTCTCCGCGTGAGGTCAGCGCCCGCGTTCGCACCATTTTACGTCGTTTACAAAAACAACAGCGCTTGCAGCAGCCCACGCTCTATAGCTTCGGCCCTTTTGGGCTGGATGAACCGGCGGCGACCATTTATTACCATCAGCAGCCGTTACCTCTGACCCGCTATGAATTCCTGCTGTTAAAAACCTTGTTGCTGGCCCCTGGCAGGGTGTTTTCACGTCAGCAATTGATGGACAGCGTTTGGGCCCAGGCGGAAGAGAGCCTGGACCGTACGGTCGACACCCATATCAAAACGCTGCGCGCCAAGCTGCGGACCATCGACCCGGGTGAACCGCCCATCCATACGCATCGTGGCCTGGGCTATAGCGTGAGCCGCCAACCATGA
- the xerD gene encoding site-specific tyrosine recombinase XerD, with amino-acid sequence MQQQDHALIEQFLDALWLERNLAENTLASYRLDLQALVAWLNQQNISLVKAQALDLQAFLAKRVEGGYKATSSARLLSAMRRLFQYLYRENMRTDDPTALLASPKLPQRLPKDLSEAQVDALLQAPCVDQPLELRDKAMLEVLYATGLRVSELVGLTISDVSLRQGVVRVIGKGNKERLVPLGEEAVYWIENYLEHGRPWMVNGQALDVLFPSNRCQQMTRQTFWHRIKHYAILAGIDSERLSPHVLRHAFATHLLNHGADLRVVQMLLGHSDLSTTQIYTHVATERLKQLHQQHHPRA; translated from the coding sequence GTGCAACAGCAAGATCATGCGTTGATTGAGCAATTCCTGGATGCGCTGTGGCTCGAACGCAATCTGGCAGAGAATACGCTGGCCTCTTACCGGCTGGATCTGCAGGCGCTGGTCGCCTGGCTGAACCAACAAAATATTTCGCTGGTAAAGGCGCAGGCGCTGGATCTGCAGGCGTTTCTCGCCAAACGGGTCGAGGGCGGCTACAAAGCTACCAGCTCCGCGCGTTTGCTGAGCGCGATGCGCCGCCTGTTCCAATATTTGTACCGTGAAAATATGCGCACCGACGATCCCACCGCGCTGCTTGCCTCACCTAAGCTGCCGCAGCGGCTGCCGAAAGATCTCAGCGAAGCGCAGGTCGATGCGTTGCTGCAGGCGCCCTGTGTCGATCAGCCTCTGGAGCTGCGTGACAAGGCGATGCTGGAAGTGTTGTACGCCACCGGGTTGCGGGTCTCCGAACTGGTCGGGCTGACCATCAGCGACGTCAGTCTGCGCCAGGGCGTGGTACGGGTGATAGGCAAAGGCAACAAGGAACGGCTGGTGCCGCTGGGTGAAGAGGCGGTGTACTGGATCGAAAATTATCTGGAACACGGCCGCCCGTGGATGGTCAACGGCCAGGCGCTGGACGTGTTGTTCCCCAGTAATCGTTGCCAGCAAATGACCCGACAGACGTTCTGGCATCGTATCAAACACTATGCGATCCTAGCGGGCATAGACAGCGAGAGGCTGTCGCCGCACGTGTTGCGTCACGCATTTGCCACCCATTTGCTGAACCATGGGGCGGATCTCCGTGTCGTACAGATGTTGCTGGGGCATAGCGATCTCTCGACCACGCAAATTTATACGCATGTAGCGACCGAAAGGCTTAAACAGCTACATCAACAGCACCACCCGCGTGCCTGA
- the creC gene encoding two-component system sensor histidine kinase CreC, producing the protein MRIGLRLLLGYFLIVAVAGYFVLSIFVQEVKPGVRRATEGTLVDTANLLAQIARLDMQRTDVVHGQLAQAFAQLNQRPIGANIAGIRKDRSEYHVYLTDRLGKVIFDSSGKALGQDYSRWNDVYLTLRGQYGARSTRSDPQDENSSVMYVAAPVLDQGKIIGVLSVGKPNSTMAPVIKRSERRILWAGALLLGIALLIGLGFVWWINRSIGRLVRYADGVAQGESVPLPEMGGHELTQLAQALESMRVKLEGKAYIEQYVHTLTHELKSPLAAIRGAAELLQEFPPPATAQRFLTNIEQQSARIQQLVDKLLVQARLESRPGLESAPIAMAALVRQAVAGKEAQAVRRGILLQIDGMEEATLTGDALLIGQALTNLLDNALDFTPSGGTISVHGERHDNHYRITVSDDGSGIPDYALDKVFERFYSLARADKPKSSGLGLSFVQEVARLHRGSVRLHNRQPHGVAAIFTLSL; encoded by the coding sequence ATGAGAATAGGCCTGCGCCTGCTGCTGGGGTATTTCCTGATTGTGGCGGTCGCGGGCTATTTCGTGCTGAGTATTTTCGTGCAGGAAGTGAAGCCTGGCGTGCGGCGCGCAACCGAAGGCACGCTGGTGGATACCGCCAACCTGCTGGCGCAAATCGCGCGTCTGGATATGCAGCGTACTGACGTGGTGCACGGCCAACTGGCGCAGGCATTCGCTCAACTCAATCAACGGCCCATTGGCGCCAATATTGCCGGTATTCGCAAAGATCGCAGCGAATATCACGTTTATCTCACCGATCGGCTCGGTAAAGTCATTTTTGATTCCAGTGGCAAGGCACTTGGTCAGGATTATTCTCGCTGGAATGACGTGTACCTGACGCTGCGCGGCCAGTACGGCGCCCGAAGTACGCGAAGTGATCCGCAGGATGAAAACAGCTCGGTGATGTATGTCGCCGCGCCGGTGCTGGATCAAGGCAAGATAATCGGCGTGCTCAGCGTCGGAAAACCCAACAGCACCATGGCCCCGGTGATCAAACGCAGCGAACGACGCATTCTGTGGGCAGGGGCGCTGCTGCTGGGCATTGCCTTGCTGATTGGTCTGGGTTTTGTCTGGTGGATCAACCGTTCGATTGGTCGATTGGTGCGTTACGCCGATGGCGTCGCGCAAGGCGAAAGCGTGCCGCTGCCAGAAATGGGCGGCCATGAGCTGACACAACTGGCGCAGGCGCTCGAAAGCATGCGAGTGAAGCTGGAAGGCAAGGCCTACATCGAACAGTATGTGCACACTCTGACCCACGAGTTGAAAAGCCCCTTGGCGGCGATCCGCGGTGCGGCGGAGCTACTGCAGGAGTTCCCACCTCCGGCAACCGCTCAGCGCTTTCTGACCAATATCGAACAACAGAGCGCGCGCATTCAGCAATTGGTGGACAAGCTGCTGGTTCAGGCGCGGCTGGAAAGCCGTCCTGGGCTGGAGTCGGCACCCATCGCGATGGCGGCTTTGGTGCGTCAGGCGGTCGCGGGCAAGGAGGCGCAGGCGGTACGGCGCGGTATTTTATTGCAGATAGACGGGATGGAAGAGGCTACCCTGACCGGCGACGCGCTGCTGATCGGTCAGGCGTTAACCAATCTGCTCGATAATGCGCTGGATTTCACCCCCTCGGGCGGCACTATCAGCGTGCACGGCGAACGTCATGATAATCACTACCGAATCACCGTCAGCGATGACGGCAGCGGTATCCCGGATTACGCGTTGGACAAAGTGTTTGAGCGTTTCTATTCGCTGGCCCGGGCCGACAAACCGAAAAGCAGCGGACTGGGACTGAGTTTTGTGCAGGAAGTGGCGCGCTTGCACCGGGGATCGGTCCGGCTGCACAATCGCCAACCGCACGGCGTGGCGGCTATTTTCACCTTATCTCTCTGA
- the ygfZ gene encoding tRNA-modifying protein YgfZ, with protein sequence MAYKIPFPPRQPSASSHLPLTLISLEDWALVTLNGPDTVKYLQGQVTADIEALAADQHVLCGHCDAKGKMWSNLRLFHRGEGFAYLERRSVLDSQLAEIKKYAVFSKLTIAADNEAVLLGVAGFQARAALTGIFNSLPDAEHPVVQDGETTLLHFTLPAERFLLVTTAAVAEQLVARLHEQAELNDSQQWLTLDIEAGYPVIDAANSGQLIPQATNLQALEGISFSKGCYTGQEMVARAKFRGANKRALYWLEGKAGRVPQPAEDLELQLGENWRRTGTVLSAAKLADGTLWVQVVLNNDLEADSKLRVRDDATSQLAIKPLPYSLEA encoded by the coding sequence ATGGCGTATAAAATTCCATTTCCACCCCGTCAACCTTCCGCCTCTTCCCATCTGCCCCTGACCTTAATCTCGCTGGAAGATTGGGCACTGGTGACGCTGAACGGGCCCGACACGGTGAAATACCTTCAGGGCCAGGTAACCGCCGACATCGAAGCGCTGGCGGCTGACCAACACGTGCTGTGCGGCCACTGCGACGCCAAAGGCAAAATGTGGAGCAACCTGCGTCTGTTCCATCGTGGTGAAGGCTTTGCCTATCTGGAACGCCGCAGCGTGCTGGACAGCCAACTGGCTGAAATCAAAAAATATGCGGTGTTTTCCAAACTCACCATCGCCGCCGATAACGAAGCGGTGCTGCTGGGCGTAGCCGGTTTTCAGGCGCGTGCGGCGCTGACGGGCATTTTCAACAGCCTGCCGGACGCGGAACATCCGGTGGTGCAGGACGGTGAAACTACTCTGCTGCACTTCACTTTACCGGCGGAACGTTTCCTGTTGGTCACCACCGCAGCGGTAGCCGAACAGCTGGTCGCCAGGCTGCACGAACAGGCGGAACTCAACGACAGCCAGCAGTGGCTGACGCTGGATATCGAAGCCGGTTATCCGGTCATTGACGCCGCCAACAGCGGGCAGCTAATTCCGCAAGCCACCAATCTACAGGCACTGGAAGGCATCAGCTTTAGCAAAGGTTGCTATACCGGTCAGGAGATGGTGGCGCGCGCCAAATTCCGCGGTGCCAACAAGCGGGCGCTGTACTGGCTGGAAGGCAAAGCCGGGCGGGTGCCACAGCCGGCCGAGGATCTGGAACTGCAACTGGGTGAAAACTGGCGTCGTACCGGCACGGTGTTGAGCGCCGCCAAGCTGGCTGACGGCACGCTGTGGGTACAGGTGGTACTGAATAACGATCTGGAAGCCGACAGCAAGCTGCGGGTGCGCGACGATGCCACCAGCCAACTGGCGATCAAACCGCTACCGTATTCACTGGAAGCCTAG
- the recJ gene encoding single-stranded-DNA-specific exonuclease RecJ, translating to MSIKTQLRRRETADGSHLPASLHPLLRRLYALRGVKAEQELERSVKGMLPWQQLDGIDTAVGILQQALADHRRIMVVGDFDADGATSTALTVLALRSMGGSAVDYLVPNRFEDGYGLSPEVVEQAATRGAELILTVDNGISSHAGVDVAHAKGIQVLVTDHHLPGETLPAAEAIVNPNLRGCEFPSKSLAGVGVAFYLMLALRARLRDSGWFEQRALAMPNLAELLDLVALGTVADVVPLDANNRILVYQGLNRIRAGKCRPGIRALLEVANRDARQLAANDLGFALGPRLNAAGRLDDMSIGVALLLSDDIAQARMLANDLDALNLTRREIEQGMQVEALQLCDQLERSSTALPYGLAMYHPEWHQGVVGILASRIKERFHRPVIAFAPAGEGILKGSGRSIAGLHMRDALERLDTLNPGLMMKFGGHAMAAGLSLEEAKFDEFRQRFGDLVGEWLDPAMLEGVIWSDGELALQELSLETAELLREGGPWGQAFPEPTFDGKFRILQQRLVGEKHLKLMVEPLGGGPLLDGIAFNVDTTLWPDSSVREVELAYKLDVNEFRGNRNVQLLIQHLWPR from the coding sequence GTGAGCATCAAAACACAACTTCGCCGCCGTGAAACGGCGGACGGCAGCCATCTGCCTGCCAGCCTGCATCCGCTACTGCGCCGTTTATACGCGCTGCGCGGCGTGAAGGCGGAGCAGGAACTGGAACGCAGCGTCAAAGGCATGTTGCCCTGGCAGCAGTTGGACGGCATTGATACCGCCGTGGGGATCCTGCAACAGGCATTGGCCGATCATCGCCGCATTATGGTGGTGGGGGATTTCGACGCCGATGGCGCCACCAGTACCGCCTTGACGGTGCTGGCGCTACGCAGCATGGGCGGCAGTGCCGTCGACTATCTGGTACCGAATCGCTTTGAGGACGGCTACGGCCTGAGCCCCGAAGTGGTGGAGCAAGCGGCGACGCGCGGTGCCGAGCTGATCCTGACCGTGGATAACGGCATCTCTTCCCACGCGGGCGTCGATGTGGCACACGCCAAAGGCATACAGGTGCTGGTGACCGACCACCACCTGCCGGGGGAAACCCTGCCGGCAGCGGAGGCGATCGTCAACCCGAACCTGCGCGGCTGCGAGTTTCCGTCCAAATCCCTGGCCGGCGTCGGGGTGGCTTTCTACCTGATGCTGGCGCTGCGTGCCCGGCTGCGGGACAGCGGCTGGTTTGAACAGCGGGCACTGGCGATGCCAAACCTGGCGGAACTGTTGGATCTGGTGGCGCTCGGTACGGTTGCCGACGTGGTGCCGCTCGACGCCAACAACCGCATTTTGGTTTACCAGGGCCTGAACCGTATTCGCGCCGGCAAGTGCCGACCGGGCATTCGTGCGCTGCTGGAAGTGGCTAACCGCGACGCGCGCCAACTGGCGGCCAACGATCTCGGTTTTGCCTTGGGCCCGCGGCTCAATGCTGCCGGACGGCTGGACGATATGTCGATTGGCGTGGCGCTGCTGCTGAGTGACGACATTGCGCAGGCACGCATGCTGGCTAACGATCTCGATGCACTCAACCTGACGCGGCGCGAGATTGAGCAAGGCATGCAGGTTGAAGCCTTGCAGCTGTGCGACCAACTGGAACGCAGCAGCACCGCCTTGCCATACGGGCTGGCGATGTATCATCCGGAATGGCATCAGGGCGTGGTGGGGATCCTGGCTTCGCGCATCAAGGAACGCTTCCACCGTCCGGTGATCGCGTTCGCGCCGGCGGGTGAGGGCATTTTGAAAGGCTCCGGCCGTTCGATAGCCGGTCTGCACATGCGCGATGCGCTGGAGCGGCTGGATACGCTCAATCCCGGGCTGATGATGAAGTTCGGTGGCCACGCCATGGCGGCCGGACTGTCGTTGGAAGAGGCCAAATTCGACGAGTTTCGCCAGCGCTTTGGCGATCTGGTTGGAGAATGGCTCGATCCGGCGATGCTGGAAGGGGTTATCTGGTCTGACGGTGAGCTGGCCCTGCAAGAGCTTTCGCTGGAAACCGCCGAGCTGTTGCGTGAGGGCGGCCCCTGGGGACAGGCCTTCCCGGAACCGACCTTTGACGGCAAGTTTCGCATTCTGCAGCAGCGGCTGGTGGGCGAGAAGCACCTGAAGCTGATGGTCGAGCCGCTTGGCGGCGGCCCGTTGCTTGACGGTATCGCCTTTAACGTGGACACCACGCTGTGGCCCGACAGCAGCGTGCGTGAGGTTGAACTGGCTTACAAGCTTGACGTCAATGAGTTTCGCGGCAACCGCAACGTGCAGTTGTTGATTCAGCATCTCTGGCCGCGTTGA
- the prfB gene encoding peptide chain release factor 2 (programmed frameshift), with protein sequence MFEINPVKNRIQDLSERTAVLRGYLDYDAKKERLEEVNAELEQPDVWNEPERAQALGKERAALEAIVETIDQLEQGGEDVTGLLELAIEADDEETFNEAVIELDQLSAKLEQLEFRRMFSGEYDSADCYLDIQAGSGGTEAQDWASMLLRMYLRWAEAKGFKTEVIEESDGDVAGLKSATIKIIGDYAFGWLRTETGVHRLVRKSPFDSGGRRHTSFSSVFIYPEVEDDIDIEINPADLRIDVYRASGAGGQHVNKTESAVRITHLPTNIVVQCQNDRSQHKNKDQAFKQLRAKLYEFEMQKKNADKQMMEDNKSDIGWGSQIRSYVLDDSRIKDLRTNVETRNTQAVLDGDLDKFIEASLKAGL encoded by the exons ATGTTTGAAATTAATCCGGTAAAAAACCGTATTCAGGACCTGTCCGAGCGGACTGCCGTTCTTAGGGGGTATCTT GACTATGATGCCAAGAAAGAACGCCTAGAAGAAGTCAACGCGGAGCTGGAACAGCCTGACGTCTGGAACGAACCCGAGCGTGCGCAAGCGCTGGGTAAAGAGCGCGCGGCGCTCGAAGCCATCGTTGAAACCATCGACCAACTGGAGCAAGGTGGTGAAGATGTCACCGGCCTGCTGGAATTGGCGATTGAAGCCGACGATGAAGAAACCTTTAACGAAGCCGTCATTGAGCTTGATCAACTGTCTGCCAAGCTGGAGCAACTAGAATTTCGTCGTATGTTCTCTGGTGAATACGACAGTGCTGATTGCTACCTGGACATCCAGGCAGGCTCCGGCGGTACTGAAGCGCAAGACTGGGCCAGCATGTTGCTGCGCATGTACCTGCGCTGGGCCGAAGCCAAAGGCTTTAAAACGGAAGTGATTGAAGAGTCCGACGGCGACGTCGCGGGGCTGAAATCCGCCACCATCAAGATTATCGGCGACTATGCGTTTGGCTGGTTGCGTACTGAAACCGGCGTGCATCGCCTGGTGCGCAAGAGCCCGTTCGACTCCGGTGGCCGTCGTCATACCTCCTTCAGTTCGGTGTTTATCTACCCGGAAGTGGAAGACGATATTGATATTGAAATCAATCCGGCGGATCTGCGTATCGACGTGTATCGCGCTTCCGGTGCGGGTGGTCAGCACGTAAACAAAACCGAGTCGGCGGTGCGTATTACCCACTTGCCGACCAACATCGTAGTGCAGTGCCAGAACGACCGTTCTCAGCATAAGAACAAGGATCAAGCCTTCAAGCAGCTGCGAGCCAAGCTGTACGAGTTTGAGATGCAAAAGAAAAATGCTGATAAACAGATGATGGAAGACAACAAGTCGGACATCGGTTGGGGCAGCCAAATCCGTTCATACGTGCTGGATGATTCCCGCATCAAGGATTTGCGCACTAACGTTGAAACGCGCAACACGCAGGCCGTATTAGATGGCGACCTGGATAAATTCATTGAGGCAAGTTTGAAAGCCGGGTTATAA
- the fldB gene encoding flavodoxin FldB, producing MKIGLFYGSSTCYTEMAAEKIREILGEDLVDLHNLKDVSPKLMEEYSILILGIPTWDFGELQEDWEAIWPQLTTLDLKGKIVAMYGMGDQLGYGEWFLDALGMLHDHIAPLGVQFIGFWPIDGFEFTSPKPLSADGKHFVGLALDDVNQYDMSEDRMQQWCEQILLEMDPLL from the coding sequence ATGAAGATTGGTCTGTTTTACGGCTCCAGCACCTGCTACACCGAGATGGCGGCAGAAAAAATCCGTGAGATTCTGGGTGAAGACCTGGTCGACCTGCACAACCTGAAAGACGTCTCCCCCAAGCTGATGGAAGAGTACTCCATCCTGATCCTCGGTATCCCCACCTGGGACTTCGGTGAGCTGCAGGAAGATTGGGAAGCGATTTGGCCGCAGCTGACAACGCTGGATTTGAAAGGGAAAATCGTTGCCATGTATGGCATGGGCGATCAGCTCGGTTATGGTGAATGGTTCCTCGATGCGCTCGGCATGCTGCACGATCATATCGCCCCGCTCGGCGTACAGTTTATCGGCTTCTGGCCCATCGACGGCTTCGAATTCACCAGCCCCAAACCGCTCAGCGCCGATGGCAAACACTTTGTCGGCCTGGCGCTGGATGATGTGAACCAATACGACATGAGCGAAGACCGTATGCAACAGTGGTGCGAACAGATCCTGCTGGAGATGGACCCCCTGCTGTAA
- the sdhE gene encoding FAD assembly factor SdhE, with protein MDINNKARIHWACRRGMRELDISIMPFFEYEYDRLNDTDKALFIRLLESDDPDLFNWLMNHGAPQDSELQRMVTLIQTRNKDRGPVAM; from the coding sequence ATGGATATTAATAACAAAGCACGTATTCACTGGGCTTGTCGCCGTGGCATGCGTGAGCTGGACATCTCGATCATGCCGTTCTTCGAATATGAGTACGATCGGTTGAATGACACGGACAAAGCGCTGTTTATCCGCCTGCTTGAGAGTGACGATCCCGATTTGTTCAACTGGCTGATGAATCATGGCGCTCCGCAGGACAGTGAACTGCAGAGAATGGTGACACTGATCCAGACGCGAAATAAAGACCGTGGCCCAGTGGCGATGTGA
- the creD gene encoding cell envelope integrity protein CreD: MMKSVLFWKIATLLGLMILMIIPVTQLMNVIEERSGYRQSVVGQVSESTSRAQRILGPLIVIPYTEREEKTDDKGQKVVQMVRHHRYLLPENLQVNGKPNVEVRKLGIYQTQVYQGPLKFQVKFGQPDLSDLQRSNVVIGQPFLLVSLSDSRGIKSISPLISAQSQTTFEPGTQVNVLPQGIHAPLTLASLQKTGLDADFTLTLAGTSSLSLVPLGRSSELTLQSNWPHPNFLGNFLPDERKVTEKGFSARWRSTWFANNINSAFHYDDGILDEDKLPAFTTSLIEPVDHYQLTERAVKYAVLFIGLTFMAFFLFETLTGLRVHPIQYLLVGAALVLFYLILLAFSEHFGFATAYLLASIACSGLIAFYLSAVLRGRLRGALFAASLLMLYGVLYLLLQSEDNALVLGAGLLFAILAGIMLLTRKLDWYQVADPARLSGETPAGEEEKRFRLWK, translated from the coding sequence ATGATGAAATCGGTACTGTTTTGGAAGATAGCTACCCTACTGGGATTGATGATTTTGATGATCATCCCGGTGACGCAGTTAATGAATGTGATTGAAGAACGCAGCGGTTACCGCCAGAGCGTGGTGGGGCAGGTAAGCGAAAGCACCAGCCGCGCACAGCGGATTTTGGGGCCGTTGATTGTCATTCCTTACACCGAGAGGGAGGAAAAGACCGACGATAAGGGGCAGAAAGTGGTGCAAATGGTCAGGCATCATCGCTATCTGCTGCCGGAAAACCTGCAGGTGAACGGCAAGCCGAACGTGGAAGTGCGCAAGCTGGGAATTTACCAAACGCAGGTGTACCAGGGGCCGCTAAAGTTTCAGGTGAAATTCGGTCAGCCGGATCTGAGCGACCTGCAACGCAGCAATGTCGTGATTGGCCAGCCTTTCCTGCTGGTGTCGTTGAGCGATTCACGCGGGATCAAGAGTATCTCGCCGCTTATCAGCGCGCAGTCGCAGACGACCTTCGAACCGGGCACGCAGGTTAACGTGCTGCCGCAGGGGATCCATGCCCCGCTAACATTGGCTTCGCTGCAGAAAACCGGATTGGATGCCGATTTCACCCTTACGCTGGCGGGCACCAGCAGCCTGTCATTGGTGCCGCTTGGGCGCAGCAGCGAATTGACGCTGCAGAGTAACTGGCCGCACCCGAACTTCCTCGGCAACTTCCTGCCGGACGAACGCAAAGTAACGGAGAAAGGCTTTAGCGCCCGCTGGCGCAGCACCTGGTTCGCTAACAATATCAACAGCGCCTTCCATTACGATGACGGGATCCTCGACGAGGACAAATTGCCGGCTTTCACTACCAGCCTGATTGAACCGGTGGATCATTACCAACTGACCGAACGCGCGGTGAAATATGCGGTGCTGTTTATCGGCCTGACGTTTATGGCGTTCTTCCTGTTCGAAACCCTGACCGGCCTGCGGGTGCATCCGATTCAATATCTGCTGGTCGGTGCGGCGCTGGTGCTGTTCTATCTGATCCTGTTGGCGTTCTCCGAGCATTTCGGTTTCGCCACCGCTTATCTGCTGGCCAGTATCGCCTGCAGCGGATTGATTGCTTTTTACCTCAGTGCCGTTCTGCGTGGCCGGTTACGTGGTGCGTTGTTCGCCGCCAGCCTACTGATGCTGTATGGCGTGCTGTACCTGCTGTTGCAGTCGGAAGATAACGCGTTGGTGCTGGGCGCGGGGCTGCTGTTTGCGATTTTGGCGGGGATTATGCTGCTGACGCGCAAGCTGGACTGGTATCAGGTGGCCGATCCGGCACGTTTGAGCGGCGAGACGCCAGCAGGAGAAGAGGAAAAACGTTTCCGGTTATGGAAATAA
- the dsbC gene encoding bifunctional protein-disulfide isomerase/oxidoreductase DsbC encodes MKKGLMLLSLLVASVTGAAHADDAAIQKALGSLGIQQADVQPSPVSGLKTVLTDNGVLYVSEDGKHILQGPLYDVSGKEPVNVTNQLLTGKLEALKDQMIVYKAPKQKHVITVFTDITCGYCHKLHEQMKEYNDLGITVRYLAFPRQGLNSQAEKDMQSIWCTADKAKAFDQAMKGDAVSPATCKTDISKHYALGVQFGIQGTPAIILENGMMIPGYQGPKEMAAMLDAHQTATKTGG; translated from the coding sequence ATGAAGAAAGGTTTAATGCTGCTCTCTCTGCTGGTGGCTTCAGTGACCGGCGCGGCCCATGCCGACGATGCGGCAATTCAAAAAGCGCTTGGCAGCCTGGGCATTCAGCAGGCGGACGTGCAGCCTTCACCGGTGAGCGGCCTGAAAACCGTGCTGACCGATAACGGCGTGCTCTACGTGAGCGAAGACGGCAAACACATTCTGCAAGGCCCGCTGTACGACGTCAGTGGCAAAGAGCCGGTCAACGTCACCAATCAACTGCTGACCGGGAAGCTGGAAGCGCTGAAAGATCAGATGATCGTCTACAAAGCGCCGAAGCAAAAGCACGTGATCACCGTGTTTACCGACATCACCTGCGGCTATTGCCACAAGCTTCACGAGCAGATGAAAGAGTATAACGATCTGGGCATTACCGTCCGCTATCTGGCGTTCCCGCGTCAGGGGTTGAATTCCCAGGCCGAAAAAGACATGCAGTCCATCTGGTGTACCGCTGATAAAGCCAAAGCTTTCGACCAGGCAATGAAAGGCGACGCAGTATCCCCGGCAACCTGTAAAACCGACATCAGCAAACACTACGCGCTCGGCGTGCAGTTCGGCATTCAGGGTACCCCGGCGATCATTTTGGAAAACGGCATGATGATCCCGGGTTATCAGGGACCGAAAGAGATGGCCGCCATGCTGGACGCGCATCAGACCGCAACTAAAACCGGTGGTTAA
- a CDS encoding protein YgfX: MAQWRCDVRISWRTQLLSLLTHGVLILLILISPWPEGYGPIWLVLLTLVVFECIRSQKRIASRQGELRLLENQRVGWQGQEWQLVKQPWMLRFGILLTLQSMQDKKRRRLWLASDSMVKAEWRHLRQRLLYPPASDDEEP; the protein is encoded by the coding sequence GTGGCCCAGTGGCGATGTGATGTTCGTATTTCCTGGCGCACCCAGTTACTTTCGCTGTTGACGCATGGCGTTCTGATCCTGCTGATCCTGATTTCACCCTGGCCGGAAGGCTACGGGCCAATTTGGCTGGTGTTGCTGACGCTGGTGGTGTTTGAATGTATTCGTAGCCAAAAACGCATTGCGTCGCGTCAGGGGGAGTTGCGCCTGCTGGAGAACCAGCGTGTGGGCTGGCAAGGGCAGGAATGGCAGTTGGTCAAGCAACCCTGGATGCTGCGTTTCGGTATTCTGCTGACGTTGCAATCAATGCAGGATAAAAAGCGTCGTCGCTTGTGGTTGGCCTCCGACAGCATGGTCAAGGCCGAATGGCGGCATTTGCGCCAACGGCTGTTGTATCCGCCGGCCAGCGATGACGAGGAACCCTGA